A part of Anolis carolinensis isolate JA03-04 unplaced genomic scaffold, rAnoCar3.1.pri scaffold_10, whole genome shotgun sequence genomic DNA contains:
- the rspo1 gene encoding R-spondin-1 has protein sequence MQTYGPSPAPVALGGRKEGVLGRILPSALPPRAPGGWDVTMQLGPLLLCAVVVFLSRVDLAKNSSSSRAPKGKRQRRISAEMSQGCDKGCDLCSEFNGCLRCCPRLFILLERNDIRQTGICLQSCPSGYFGLRNPDMNKCIKCKIENCEECFSRNFCTKCKEGFHLHKGRCYNCTKDFSAANSTVECNSPAQCEMSEWGPWGPCLKKQKVCGFRKGKEERSRRILQAPSGEESVCPAVTNSRRCTVQRNPCPEGQKNKKDGQGLARKDRGRKEGKESRMGARRRKGQQFQGGTPSTTSPPQ, from the exons ATGCAGACATATGGTCCTAGCCCGGCCCCTGTCGCattaggaggaaggaaggaaggggtccTGGGCCGGATCCTTCCATCCGCGCTGCCCCCAAGGGCCCCGGGCGGCTGGGACGTGACTATGCAGCTTGGGCCGCTGCTGCTGTGTGCCGTGGTGGTCTTCCTCAGCCGGGTGGATCTGGcaaaaaacagcagcagcagcagggcaccgaAGGGCAAGCGGCAGAGGCGAA tCAGTGCCGAGATGAGCCAGGGCTGTGACAAGGGGTGCGACCTCTGCTCCGAGTTCAATGGCTGCCTCCGCTGCTGCCCCAGGCTCTTCATCCTCCTGGAGCGGAACGACATCCGCCAGACCGGCATTTGCCTCCAATCCTGTCCGTCGGGCTACTTCGGCCTGCGGAACCCAGACATGAACAAGTGCATCA AATGCAAAATCGAGAACTGTGAGGAGTGCTTCAGCCGCAACTTTTGCACAAAGTGCAAGGAAGGCTTTCACTTGCACAAGGGAAGGTGCTATAACTGCACCAAGGACTTCTCAGCTGCCAACAGCACCGTGGAATGCAACAGCCCCG CCCAATGTGAAATGAGCGAATGGGGTCCCTGGGGGCCCTGCTTGAAGAAGCAGAAGGTGTGCGGGTTCCGGAAGGGCAAGGAAGAACGTTCCAGAAGGATCCTCCAGGCGCCTTCCGGGGAGGAGTCCGTCTGTCCGGCCGTCACAAACTCCCGGAGGTGCACCGTGCAGAGGAATCCGTGTCCAGAAG GTCAGAAGAACAAGAAGGACGGCCAAGGCCTTGCAAGAAAGGACAGGGGTCGGAAAGAGGGCAAGGAGAGCCGGATGGGCGCCAGGAGGAGGAAGGGCCAGCAGTTCCAGGGGGGAACACCATCAACCACCAGCCCCCCTCAGTAG